ACCTGTCGGGCGATGTTGGTGCGGACCCTGTCGACCATGTGCTGGTACCGCGCGGCCATGGCCGTGGACGACCAGCCCATGAGCCCCGTCACGGCACGCTCGGACACTCCCAGGATCAGCAGCACCGTGGTTGTCTCGGGCGCCGGCGAGGCAGTCGCCCGCCTCCGTGCCCCGGATCCTCCGGTTCAGTCGCGGCACCGGACCGGGTGCGGTCTCGGTGGGGCGCACGAACGTCCAGGTGCCCGCCCCGGCCCATGGTCGGGGCGGTCGCGCGTCCCCGCCATACTAAATGTGATGAAGTGTCATAATACGTCCCATTCTGTCAGCCCGGTCGGGAGGATTGCTGTGACTGTCTGTCAAACCGTGAGGGGGGTGGGCGCGCAGGAGGCCCTCCCGTCGTCGGCGCCGCCTGGTCTTCGAGTGCGTCGCTCGTGGTGGGGTGGGTTGCTGCGGGCGCTGGTGGCAGGTCTCGTCCTAGTGGCCGGCCTGGCCCTGCCCATGGTGGCCCCGCAGGCCGCCCAGGCCGTGCCGCCCGGCACCTACGCCTACGTCGCCAACTTCAACGACGACACGGTGTCGGTGATCGACACAGCGACGAACACGGTGGTGGTCACGGTTCCCGTCGGCGATGCGCCGTGGGGAGTGGCGGTGTCGCCGGACGGCACCCGCGCCTACGTCACCAACCGCGCCGATGACACGGTGTCCGTGATCAACACCGCGACCGACACGGTCGTCGCCACCGTCCCCGTCGGCCTTGAGCCCCTGGGGGTGGCGGTGTCGCCGGACAGCACCCGCGCCTACGTCACCAACTACAGCGCCAACACGGTGTCCGTGATCAACACCGCCACCAACACCGTCGTGGCCACCGTCCCCGTCGGCGATGCCCCCATCGGGGTGGCGGTGTCGCCGAACGGCACCCGCGCCTACGTCACCAATTCCGACGACGACACGGTGTCCGTGATCAACACCGCCACCAACACGGTCGTCGCCACCCTCCCCGTCGGCGACTTCCCGTTCGGGGTGGCGGTGTCGCCGGACGGCACCCGCGCCTACGTCACCAATTCCGACGACGACACGGTGTCCGTGATCGACACGGCGACGAACACGGTCGTCGCCACCGTCCCCGTCGGCGATGTGCCCCAGGGGGTGGCGGTGTCGCCGGACGGCACCCGCGCCTACGTCACCAACGCCAACGCCGACACGGTGTCCGTGATCAACACCGCCACCAACACGGTCGTCGCCACCGTCCCCGTCGGCGATGCGCCTCGAGAGGTGGCGGTGTCGCCGGACGGCACCCGCGCCTACGTCACCAACGCCAACGCCGACACGGTGTCCGTGATCAACACCGCCACCAACACCGTCGTGGCCACCGTCCCCGTCGACGACCTCCCGTTCGGGGTGGCGATCGGGGTCGTGCCTCCGGCGCCGGCGCTGACCTGCGCGACCGCCACGGCCACCATCACCGGCACCAACCGCAACGACGTCCTGAACGGCACCCCCGGCGACGACGTGATCTTCGCTCTCGCCGGGAACGATTTGGTCGACGGCCGCGGTGGCAACGACCTGATCTGCGGCGGCGACGGCAACGACGTTCTCAACGGCGGCAACGGCAACGACCGCGTCGAGGGTGGCAATGGCGACGACGCCCTGTCCGGCGGCGCCGGCAACGACGCCAACTATGGCGGACCCGGCAACGACGTTCTCAACGGCGGTCCCGGGACCAACACCAACGACGGCGGATCCGGCCACAACACCTGCACCAACCCCACGACCGGACCCGGTTGCAACATCTGATCAACGCGCATCGGAAACGGGCTCCGGCACGTCCCTCGTCGTAGCGGCGACCGACGCCCGGGGCCCGTCTCCGTTCCGCTCCCGGATCAGTCCGTCGACCTGCCGGGCCACGTCGTTCCGGACCGAGTCGACCATGTGTTGGTACCGCGCGGCCATGGCCGTGGTGGACCACCCCATCAGTCCCATGACTGCCCGCTCCGAGACCCCGAGGATCAACAGCACCGTGGCGGCGGTATGCCGCCGCCGTCTCCGGGTCGGTCCGTTCGCGCTGCGGGCAGGACCATCGGGGCGACGGTCGGCGGATCCGGCATTCCCGGCATTTTTCGTCCCCTTCCCTTCTCTTCCACTCCGCCCGGCACGCACCGGCGTTCACCCCCTCATCGGACGAGGACCCGCGAACGGTTCACGAACGCGCCGTGGACGCTCAAAAGCGGTGTGAAAATCGCACTTACGGTTACACTCGCCGCCGTCAACAGGGCCCGGGTGGGCTCATACAGGGGAGGCCAGGTGGCGGTGAACGCCAAGAAGATCGCCGTCTACGTACTCGTGGTCTTCGTGCTCTATGTGATCATCACGGACCCGGCGAAGGCGGCGGACTACGTCCAGATAGGCTTCCAGGGCATATCGGACGCCGCCAAGGCCGTCGGTGACTTCTTCACCTGGCTCGCCGACGGGGCCGAGTAGCTCGCACTGGGAGTGCCCATGATCCGCCACCTGGTCCTTTTCAAGCTCAACGAGGGTGTCGAGCGCGACGACCCCCGGGTCGTGCAGGGTGAAGCGGCCTTCCGGGCACTCGGCGGCCGGATCGAGGAGCTGCGCTTCTGGGAGCTGGGCTGGAACATCAGCGACCGGCCCATCGCCTACGACTTCGCGATCAACTCGGCGGTCGAGGACGCGGACGCGCTGAAGCGGTACATCGAGCACCCCGCCCACCAGGCGGGCGTCGCCCTGTGGCGCGAGTTCGCCACCTGGGTGGTCGCCGACTACGAGTTCTGAGCCGCCCTTCTCGGCAGTCCTTTTCGGAGGTTCGGAGCCCTCCGCCGGAACAGCGGGGGGCTTTCGCATGTCCGGAACCAGGGCGCATGGCTCAACTTCTCCCTCAACACGGCGTTATGGGGTGCTTGCACACAGTGCACATGTCTTGTGATGCTATGACCGCTTTTGACGGATGAGTTGACCGATGTTGACCTGACGAAGAGGTGGCGTTGACCGTGTCGGCCAGTACTGCGCCGCCTCAGCAAGAGGCACCCCCGGCACCCGCCCCCGCGCCTGCCCTGGAAGTCGTCCCGGAAGCCCCGACCGAAGCCCCCACAGAAGCCCCCACAGAAGACGTCCAGCCGCCCGAGCGGCGCCGGGGCGCCGACACCCGGGCACTGACCCAGCTGCTCTTCGGCGAGCTCAAGGAGCTCCAGCCGGGCACGCCGGAGCACAACCGGGTGCGCGGGGCGCTCATCGAGGCCAACCTCCCGCTCGTGCGCTACGCGGCCGCCCGCTTCCGCTCCCGCAACGAACCGATGGAGGACGTCGTCCAGGTCGGCACCATCGGCCTCATCAACGCCATCGACCGCTTCGACCCGGAGCGGGGCGTGCAGTTCCCGACGTTCGCCATGCCGACGGTCATCGGCGAGATCAAGCGGTACTTCCGCGACAACGTCCGCACGGTCCACGTACCTCGCCGGCTGCACGAGTTGTGGGTGCAGGTCAACAGCGCGACCGAGGACCTGACGACCGCCTTCGGCCGCACCCCGACGACGGCCGAGATCGCCGAGCGGCTGCGCATCGGCGAGGACGAGGTGCTCTCCTGCATCGAGGCGGGCCGCTCGTACCACGCCACCTCGCTGGAGGCGGCCCAGGAGGGTGACGGCCTGCCGGGCCTGCTGGACCGTCTGGGCTACGAGGATCCGGCACTGGACGGCGTGGAGCACCGCGACCTCGTGCGCCACCTCCTGGTCCAACTCCCCGAGCGCGAGCAGCGCATCCTCCTCCTGCGCTACTACAGCAACCTCACGCAGTCCCAGATCAGTGCGGAACTCGGCGTCTCCCAGATGCACGTCTCCCGGCTACTCGCGCGTAGCTTCCAGCGACTTCGGTCGGCGAACCGCATCGAGGCATGACGCGGACCCGAACGACACGTCACTCGATCAGGGCTCGGAAGCATGAGCGAGTTGTCACCGCTGGGAGCGAATCGCTCACCCGGGCCCTTCCCGACAGATCTGCGCTGATAAACCGTCAGACCCCCTCTTTCCAGGGCTGATTCGTCACTCACATGTCGACATGTCACTACAGCGTGTTGCCGACATGTGACATTCTGCCGGAAGCGCGTTTGCCGGGGCCTCGGCGCCGGTATTCAGGTGAAGGCTGACGTTCCTCAAGCGGGAATGTTCGCCGCGACCGTCCCGCGACCCAAAGGGGGTGGCATGTCCGCAGATCAGGGCAGCTCGAAGGTGCTCACGCTCACAAAGAGCGAGTCCGCGCCAAGCGCGCCCGTCGAGCCCGCCGTGCTCGACGTGCTCGACGACGTCACGGCCCCCGAGGCCACTCCGGCCCCGGCACTCACGACCACGGGGGCCATCGACACCCGCACCCTGTCCCGCTCCCTGTTCCTGCGACTGGCCACCCTCGCCGAGGACAGCCCCGAGCGCATGTACGTCCGGGACACCCTCATCGAGCTCAACCTCCCCCTCGTGCGCTACGCGGCGGCCCGCTTCCGCTCGCGCAACGAACCGATGGAGGACATCGTCCAGGTCGGCACCATCGGCCTGATCAAGGCGATCGACCGCTTCGACTGCGAACGGGGCGTGGAGTTCCCGACGTTCGCCATGCCGACGGTCGTGGGCGAGATCAAGCGCTTCTTCCGCGACACCTCGTGGTCGGTGCGCGTCCCGCGCCGCCTCCAGGAGCTGCGCCTGGCCCTCACCAAGGCCAGCGACGAGCTGTCCCAGAAGCTGGACCGCTCGCCGACGGTCGCCGAACTCGCCGCGGTGCTGGGCGTGTCCGAGGAGGACGTCGTCGACGGCCTCGCGGTCGGCAACGCCTACACGGCCTCCTCGCTGGACTCCCCGGCCCCGGAGGACGACGGCGGCGAGGGCTCCCTGGCCGACCGCCTCGGCTACGAGGACACGGCCCTGGAGGGCGTGGAGTACCGCGAGTCGCTGAAGCCGCTGCTGGCCAAGCTCCCGCCTCGTGAGCGCCGCATCATCATGCTGCGCTTCTTCGCCAACATGACCCAGTCCCAGATCGGCGAGGAGGTCGGCATCTCCCAGATGCACGTCTCCCGCCTTCTGACCCGGACCCTGGCGCAGCTGCGCGAGGGCCTGATCTCCGACTAGCCGGACTCGGGCCGGGGACTTCCCTCCTGACGGAGCGTCAGCGACACTGACGCGATGCGAAGTCCGACACGGGCACGTGGCCGCCGGGGCGCCGTATGGGGCGCGTCGGCGGCCGCCGTCGTGATGGCGGCGGCGGGTCTGGCGGCCGGCTGCGGGGGCGACGGGCGCACAGGCGGCTACGTCGCCATCGGCGGAGCGGGCGACACGGCGCTCCCGGATGCGCGGACGGGCGACTCGGCGGATCCGACGGGCGGGGTACGGCTCGTCCCGCTGGACGACGAGAGCGGCTCTCCTGCGGGGAAGGCCGGTCCAGGGGTCCCGGCGAGAGAAACGGCCGGACACGGGCCGGAGGACACCGCGGGAGGCGGCGCCGGGTCCGGCGCCCCAGGGACCGCCGCCCCGGCTGTCCCGGGCGCCTCAGGCACCCCAAGCGCCGAGGGCGGCTCCTCCGCGGGCCATACGCCACCGGACGCGCCCTCACCGGCGCCCACGGCCCCGTCGAGCACCGCGCCCGCCGGACCGGCCTCGCTCGCCGTGAGCGATCCCGTCCACGCGGGTACGGATCAGCGGTGGTGCGAGGACGTGACCCTCACCTTCCGCAACTCCGGTGGCACCGCGGTGCGTTCCGGCACGGTCACCTTCGGGACCCATGTCATCGACGCGCTCGGCATCGACTGGGCGACACGCGAGTCGACGGCCGCGCTCCCGACGCCGATCGCCGCAGGGGCACGCAAGGAGAAGACCTGGACGGTCTGCGTCGACGCGTGGCGCGTACCGCTGGGCATGCACATCGAGACGCGGGACGTGTCGGTCCGATGGGAGTGAGCGGGTAGCGCCGGACATGCGAAGAGACGGGGGCGTGCGCGCCAACCCCGCTGTGACGCACGGCGGTTGACGCGCTCGGTCACCCCGTCACCCTGTCCGGTGCGGGCCGGCGGTTACTTCAGCGCCAGCCAGGCGACCGCCGCGACGATCACGACCGCGGCGACGATGCCGACGATCAGGCCGATGCGGGGCCCGGACTGGGTGGGGGCCGGCTGGGCGGCCCGGGGGGCGCCGTCGTCGACGAACGCGCGGAACATCTGGGTGCTGCCGGCGGGGTCGTGGTTGCCCTGGGGGCCCTGCGTGTTAGCCATGGGCCGAGACACTAGCGAAAATGCGCGGGGCGACCCAAGTGGGGGTAGGAGTCCGGGCCACTGGACGACCGGAACCCTCCCCGTACCTGACCGGCCACTTGGGGACCCGAGGCGCGTCCGTCGCTCTCGCCGACCACCTTGCCCGGCATCCGCCGGTGAGTCGAGGGCCACCGACCGGACGGAATCGCCCCGCACCGGGGAGGCGGCTCCGGACGAATCGTCCCGCCCCCGGGGACGGCTCTGACGTGGCCCCCGCACCGGAGGACGGCTCGGACGCGATCCCCCACCGGGAGACGGCTCGGACGCGATCCCCCACCGGGAGACGGCTCGGGCGGGATCGTCCCGCCCCGCCTAGACAGCTCGGACGAGATCGCCCCGCACCGGGACCACTCAGGCCCACCGGCCGCCCTCGCTGCCGGGCATCGCCAGGCCCCGCCAGGCCCCGCCAGGCCCGCCAGGCCCGCCAGGCACCGCCAGGCCCCCGGCGGCGCCGGCCCCGCCCCGACGGGGGCCGATCATCCCCGGATCGGGCACCCGCAACGCCCCCACCTGCACATTTACCGCCGCAATACTTGCCTTTGCCAACTTTTTGCGGGCCTCACGGCAGTTTTATTTGCCTGTAGCAACCAACCGCTCCTATGGTTGCCCTAAGCAACAACTTGGGAGGTGTGATGGCAGGGCAGGCGCAGTACGAGGAGCTGGCGCGTCAGCTCAGTGCCGTCGGGGCCGTGAAGCGTGACCTGGGACGGATCCTGCCGCCCGACTGTTCCGCGGGCTCGGCCGGCGTACTGGCGCTCCTCGGCCGCCACGGCGACATGCGCATGAGCGCTCTCTCCGAGCTGCTCGCCGTCGACATGTCCGTGACCAGCCGACACGCCGCGCACCTCGCCGACCGGGGCTGGATCGAACGCTCCCCCGACCCGGCGGACAAGCGCTCCCGCATCCTGCACCTCACGCCCGAGGGCCACGCGATGCTCGTCGAGCTGTCCCGCCGGAGCACCGAGCTGCTGGCGGAACGGCTCGGCGACTGGACCGACGCCGAGGTCGGCCGGCTCATCGCCCTGCTGACCCGGCTGCGCGCCAGCTTCGGCGACTGCCGGACGGTCACGCACCGGCCGCCGGCCCCGCCCGCGCCGCCGCCTCCCGTTCCCGTAAGCGAACAGACACCGACCACCCGTACACCCGCACAAGCAACATAGGAAAAGGAAGCCCATGGCAACGACCACACCAGCCGGTGTGCGGGCTCACGCGAAGCACGGCGGAGGGTCCCACGGCTCCGCCGAGGCCACTCCGATGACCCACCGGCAGATCATGGAGGCCCTCTCCGGGCTGCTGCTCGGGATGTTCGTGGCGATCCTCTCGTCCACGATCGTCTCGAACGCCCTGCCGGAGATCATCGGCGACCTCGGCGGCGGCCAGTCCGCCTACACCTGGGTCGTGACCGCCACCCTGCTGTCGATGACGGCGACCACCCCGCTCTGGGGCAAGCTCGCCGACCTGTACCCCAAGAAGGCGCTCGTCCAGATAGCGCTGGTCATCTACGTGCTAGGGTCCGCGGCCGCCGGTCTCTCGCAGAACCCCGGCATGCTGATCGCCTGCCGTGTCGTGCAGGGCGTCGGCGTCGGCGGT
The sequence above is a segment of the Streptomyces asoensis genome. Coding sequences within it:
- a CDS encoding beta-propeller fold lactonase family protein, with amino-acid sequence MAGLVLVAGLALPMVAPQAAQAVPPGTYAYVANFNDDTVSVIDTATNTVVVTVPVGDAPWGVAVSPDGTRAYVTNRADDTVSVINTATDTVVATVPVGLEPLGVAVSPDSTRAYVTNYSANTVSVINTATNTVVATVPVGDAPIGVAVSPNGTRAYVTNSDDDTVSVINTATNTVVATLPVGDFPFGVAVSPDGTRAYVTNSDDDTVSVIDTATNTVVATVPVGDVPQGVAVSPDGTRAYVTNANADTVSVINTATNTVVATVPVGDAPREVAVSPDGTRAYVTNANADTVSVINTATNTVVATVPVDDLPFGVAIGVVPPAPALTCATATATITGTNRNDVLNGTPGDDVIFALAGNDLVDGRGGNDLICGGDGNDVLNGGNGNDRVEGGNGDDALSGGAGNDANYGGPGNDVLNGGPGTNTNDGGSGHNTCTNPTTGPGCNI
- a CDS encoding Dabb family protein, whose translation is MIRHLVLFKLNEGVERDDPRVVQGEAAFRALGGRIEELRFWELGWNISDRPIAYDFAINSAVEDADALKRYIEHPAHQAGVALWREFATWVVADYEF
- a CDS encoding RNA polymerase sigma factor SigF → MTVSASTAPPQQEAPPAPAPAPALEVVPEAPTEAPTEAPTEDVQPPERRRGADTRALTQLLFGELKELQPGTPEHNRVRGALIEANLPLVRYAAARFRSRNEPMEDVVQVGTIGLINAIDRFDPERGVQFPTFAMPTVIGEIKRYFRDNVRTVHVPRRLHELWVQVNSATEDLTTAFGRTPTTAEIAERLRIGEDEVLSCIEAGRSYHATSLEAAQEGDGLPGLLDRLGYEDPALDGVEHRDLVRHLLVQLPEREQRILLLRYYSNLTQSQISAELGVSQMHVSRLLARSFQRLRSANRIEA
- a CDS encoding RNA polymerase sigma factor SigF, which gives rise to MSADQGSSKVLTLTKSESAPSAPVEPAVLDVLDDVTAPEATPAPALTTTGAIDTRTLSRSLFLRLATLAEDSPERMYVRDTLIELNLPLVRYAAARFRSRNEPMEDIVQVGTIGLIKAIDRFDCERGVEFPTFAMPTVVGEIKRFFRDTSWSVRVPRRLQELRLALTKASDELSQKLDRSPTVAELAAVLGVSEEDVVDGLAVGNAYTASSLDSPAPEDDGGEGSLADRLGYEDTALEGVEYRESLKPLLAKLPPRERRIIMLRFFANMTQSQIGEEVGISQMHVSRLLTRTLAQLREGLISD
- a CDS encoding MarR family winged helix-turn-helix transcriptional regulator → MAGQAQYEELARQLSAVGAVKRDLGRILPPDCSAGSAGVLALLGRHGDMRMSALSELLAVDMSVTSRHAAHLADRGWIERSPDPADKRSRILHLTPEGHAMLVELSRRSTELLAERLGDWTDAEVGRLIALLTRLRASFGDCRTVTHRPPAPPAPPPPVPVSEQTPTTRTPAQAT